TTCTAGCTACATATCCTACCTTTGAACTTAAGGACAACCTCCTTCTCTAGGAGAGGAGTTATTGTCATATCTAGTAGTTTTTTTTATCAGatttttgattattttatattattattttttttcattatcttAACCTAATAGTTTTTCATCTAATGGTTGCTTGTATTAGACTTCTACTTTGATTAGAAGTACTAGAACATCGACTTTATAAgggctttatttttattcaataaaacaaGCAGATAAATTACTAACATAGTTAAGATTGAAGACTCTCTCGTTAACGAGTTTGAGGTATAAGAGCTCACTCCAATGAGTTCCCTTACTATCTATTGTCGCGATGAGATCCGTGACCCGGATTGTAACAATTTTACTTTAGTCAGAAAGCTACACACAAATACACACGCTATGctcttgaattttttaataattatccttGTTAGTGGCCGTGTAATGTAGATAGAAACCTGACCATCTCTACTTTTTGACTTCTTATTTTTCCTTTCTGCAAATTTATTAAGGTTGCTGTTCTAACTTGTATTTCAGATTATATATTTGTTTTATTCCTGTATAAAagtacttatttttcttttttattttctaaaatttatttacttgaatttTGCCAcctttattttctttgtttctccTTGACTATAACAATTTAGAGAATCATATGGAGAAGATATTGCAGATACAGAGACAGAACGATCTACTGATGGTAGTGGTGAGGATGAGTACGAAGATAGTTTTATTGATGATGGTGATCAAGAGGTGACCCCATCTTCTCCTGTTTCTAATGATGGAGGTATGGGTTTAAAATTcacatctttattatttttgattaatatatatatttttgaatcTTTAGTGAATCAAACAGTCATATGCTTTCCATGGCCTGTTGCATAAAGTACGTTTAATGTATTTATTATCTTTCAAGCAGATGCTTAGCAACATCAATATTCAGTACAGTCCTTTTTCTGATCTACTTTGTTTAAATATTTACTGCCAATGTCAGAAACATATGTGTTggtgttaaaaaatataaaatgtaatttttcagAAGTACCTTGGAAACTTTGGTCAGACTGTCTACTGAGACACTTATATAATTCAACCACTGCATAAGGGAGCTCTACTTAAATGTCTTTCAGGTCTGTATGGAAGTAGaattatggcatgttttggttctttgaaaatttgatttaaatgcAAGTCTCAGAATAGGATTTTGTTTCTTGTTTAATTCACAAGAAAGCcaacattttttttatatttttatttttgagtgACTTGAATACATATTGAAATATTATCTAATTAcgtttgattttaatattatctttatattatatttggttTTTCTAAAATGAACTTGGAGTTTCCAAGATGAACCGAACATGCCCTTAGGCTAGCATGTTTCAATGTTCATACTGTTAGTAGTTTTTGCATGTATAATCTTTATATAGGTGTGTGTATGGTGAAATTGGGTTGTGAAATCAAGATGTAGCACAAATGCAACCGAGCCAAAGTAATATACCTTTTCATTTTAATCACATTAGAATGCATCTTCTCAATTTATGATGCTTCCTTGTTTATCTGGATTCATAGACTCAACCTCATCAGTAAATTATCTTCTGCTGTGCATGTTGAATGCTCCTCATTTTCTTTGATTTCTATTATCAGCTGTTCAgcagaatcagaactgctgcaTGTTAAGAAGCATAAGGGTGAAatcatctttctttttcctaaAAGATTGATATTTgttcataaatatatttttttgactGGTTTGTGCACTTTTTTCTTTTGATGCTCAAAGTTTTGGTCCTTTATGTTATCAGTGGCTGAGGAGATATTGCATATGAGGAAACCTAAGAATGAGAAGGCCAAGCATAGACGACTTAGGAAAAAGTACCAGCTGAGTCCGTCTGATGATGAGTACACTTCTCAGCAATATACTTTTGCCAATGGTGCTACTTATATACCAGCATTGGACAGTGAAACTGATGACGTGTTGGCAATTTCATCCATCTATAAATCTACTGAAAGGAATAGAAGCCCAGAAGCGAAAGAAAATGCTGAGAAAGTAAGAGGTCAGAAAATTAATGAGATGAAAGATGACGATAATTGTGCCCCAGTGGAAGAACAAAAAGCAAATGCTGTTGTTGTAGATAGCGAGTTCAGAAGGTACAGTATAACTGGATGTTGATAATGTTGCAAAATCTTTTCTCATTTATACATTTCGTTAATCATGATATGATAAATAGAATGCATTCAAGGTTTTTTCCCTActatttaattaaagaaattcatATGTAAAAACTTTTTGAAAATGTTATCCTAAATGCTTCTCCATTTATGTTTATGGCAATTTAAAAGGATTGGGAAGTAGTTTAATAAGTTGGCATGATAATGTCAAGTAAGGctctatttttttttgtctttggagaaaattattttttttttgttttttttttggttgcCTAAAGAAGTAGAAACTATTTTTTGGCATTTGGAGTAATATTGATGGATATTAGTATTCTTTTAGTTATAAGAATATGAAAATGTTAGACCTGCAACAACTTGATAATTTTCTACTTATAGTAGAGTATGAGAAAAATACTAAATTGCGATTGTCACTAGTGGTTGGCTATGTGGAACTATGGATGATCAACGGTTCTTAGTAGACTAATGAATATGCGTCTTTATTGTTCTTGTATGGGTTTTTTCTCTTTCAATGTGtttaaaaagtgaaaaatgACTTCCTATCTTTAAAATAGGTGAAGAATTTTCTGTGAATATGGCTTACTTTCTCTTTGacacaaaatatttttagttaccTATTTTCCTAGGCACCTCAAATACCAAAATACATGGAGGATGATATttgcaaaaaaatattttatgtgaaacTATTGGAGCCTAATTTGTttggattttttaaaaattttttatatacatcGATATGCTATTAAGATCTATCGAACAAGGGTAGGGATTATGATGTGATCTTCACTGTAATGTTCTTAATGGAGTATTCATCATATTAGCGAGCATTTATTTCTTGCCATTACCTATGCTTGCACTTGACTTGGTCGATTTACTTGTGCAGGCAGCCTGATCAACATGAATCTAACTTGCCTTCCGCTCATGTGAGCTCCGCGAATGATGtgaagccaaagaagaaaaggaagaagcaaTCCAAAGAGgagaaacaacttaaaactagAAATAAAGATGACTTTTTCTTTGGTGCAATCCTTAAATGGGATAAAGACCAACAAAGTGAGACACAAGCTGACAAACTAAGTCAAGATATGGCTGTAGCAAATGAAGAAGACCAGAGGACTTCAAATGAGAAGTGAGTTTGTTTCATCTTATAAATCCTGCTTTGTAGACCAATAGGTTGGAAGATCTTTAGGGTAATTTGTAATAAGATCTCTGAGATTTAACAAGATCCACATTTTAGTCTCTaccattttaataataaataatgtagTCCCTATGGTTTCATTCTGATAACAAAAtagtctttttattaaaattcattattagACTATAACAGTTTAGTCATTTGAATTTCACTTTTTATAACTTTTtagtcatttaattttaataatttggtACATTTTAGTTCTTATGGCtttaatatttgtaataatttagTCCCTTTTATTTGAGTTGACTTCTTTGATTAACAGTTGActaatgataaatttaataggactattttattaataaaataaaaacttaggGACTAActtatttactattaaaaaagcAGGGACTAAGGACTATTAAATTACCATAATCTTTAATGTTAGTGCCACAATCTTTTTACATATTAtaggaagaaaagaagaaatgttATTGAAGGTTAAAAGTAATTAGTTTTGGGAGGGAAGCATACGGATAGTTTGGGTATTACTTTCATAAAACTGTTATGAATTGTTTATAGAAACAAAATATATAGGGGTAGCACACGAGTAGAAAGGTATTCAGATTAATTAATACAAAATTCTCCTTCTACTCTTCTCAATTCTCTTATTTTCGGACTACTTTTATTTATTCTCTCTCTCAACTCTCTTGGTACTGTTTGGCAATCTGCCACAAtacaattggtattagagcttGCTACGAAGTGGGTCTTGCTGTCATATTGTTTCATTAGCTTCGCAATATGACAAGGTTTATGGTGGTGGGTGCCAACTCTGTGAGGTTGGATGAATTTGAAGAACAATTGCAAGCCATACAGGAAGAGTCCAGGAGGAATTTGCAAGTGATGTGGGAAGAGATGAGGCAAAGTGCGGTGGAAACTAAGAATGCAATTATGGAAGAACTTCGATCCTTTGTATCTGGGATAATGAATGATAAGAGCAGGGGAGTAGCTAATGGAGAAAGCATGACTCATGGTGCCATTTTGGCTAGAGGGATAAAAGGGATCTTGCCAACACCAAAGGACAAAGGAACTCTGAAACCAGGATCAAGTTCTGGTTCTGGACATACTTTAGGAGCAGTATTTGGATCCCCGTTAGATCTTGAAAGTATGCATAATTATCTCCCAAAAATTGAGTTAATTACTTTTGATGGGAGAGAACCTAGAGTATGGGTAAGGAAGTGTGTCAAATACTTTGAGGTTTACAAAGTTCCTAGTGAAGAGAAAGTAGGAATTGCTAGTATAATAAATACAACTGATGCTTGGTAACATAACTAGATTAAGGGTAGGGGCCCTCATTCTTGGGATGATTTTGAAAGGGAGTTGTGTAGTAGGTTTGGGGATCAAAGGTTAGAGGATATTGTGGAGGAGTTCATGAAAATGAGACAAGAAGGGAGTATAGAGGATTATCAAGATAGATTTGAGGATCCGGGGATTAGAATGGAGAGAGTGATGCCTCATTTGGGGGAGGATTATTTTCTTGGTGGGTTTATTGGGGGTTTAAGGGATGAAATCAGACCCATGGTTAGAGTGCTAATATCCACGTATCTCTCTCATGCTTTTGAGATTGCTAGATTTCAAGAGCAGCTCTTGGGATATTCAAAAAGACCTCCCTACTCCTAGAAATCACCTCAACATTATTCTAAGCAAAACACCTACACCTAAAATTTCTCTTCCTAAAAAACTAACCAAACACCAGTGAATTACCCTTATCCACCAAAATCTCCTAACCAAGACACTGGCAATAGTCCAAAAATAATTTCCGCCACCTCTAAAATTCAGCCAAACAACAACCAGAGCCAAACTTCAAGCAACAACCCTACCCCAGTTAGCCAAACATCCAACAAAACTAATCAATTTCAAGGGGGGTAGAAGAGAACTATCTAAACTTATCCCACAACTCTCAAACTCACCTTGCAGGCTTGCAATTATTGCTGGAACAGTACCAAGCTATTTTTCAGCCACCTTCCAGTCTTCCACCTTTTTGAAACCATACTTACTCTATTCCTTTACAATCAAACAACTAGCCTTTTACTATAAGACCCTATAGATACATACATAACCAGAAAAATGAGATTGAAAAGCCTGTCACAAAAATGCTAGACAACCCCCTAATTCAACCCAATTCCAACCCATTTTTCTCACTGTTTTATTAgtcaagaagaaggatggattatGGAGGTTGTGTGGATTATAGGAAATTAAACAGCCTTACTATTAAGAACAAATTTCCTGTACCTATTATAGATGACCTACTTGATGAGTTACATGGAGCCAAggtctttccaagatagatctcaAGACAGGATACAACCAAATGAGGATGGATCCACCAGCCTTACCTCATAAAATTTGTCCTAGTATTCTTTGATGATATACTAGGTTATAGAACAGATTGGGAGCACCATTTGCAGCACCTAGCTGTTGCTTTTGAAACGTTCCAAAAGCAGCAATTATTTGCTAACAAGAAGTGTTTATTTGGGAGGGCTGAAATTGATTACTTGGGGCATATAATTTCTGGGGCAAGAGTTGCTACTGATACAGGTGATGAGATCTTGGCCTGTGCCTCAATCAGTGAAGGAACTTGGGAGTTTACTTGGTTTGACTGGTTATTATAGAAAGTTTGTGCAGCACTATGGTCTTATCAGTAGGCCTTTGACTAACTTATTAAAGAGATGCTCTTCAGTGGAATGAAGAGGCGCAAATTGCTTTTGAAACTCTCACTGAAGCAATGAACAAAACACTAGTTTTATCATTGCCGGATTTTAGCCAATCTTTTTTTGGTGGAGACGGATGCAAGCAATGCTGGAATGGGGCTATCCTACAATAAAATGGGCATTCTATTGCCTatatttctaaggcatttggtTCTAAGAATTAGGAGCTATCGGTTTATGAATGGAAATTGCTGGCCATCACTTTTGTTGTACAGAAACGGAGACATTATTTTGAACAGGGTCCCTTTTATATCAAGACTGATCATGAGAGCATTAAGCACTTGTTGGAACAAGGTTGCACCTAAACTTGCAGTTGAAGGGGTTGAAAATAAAGTAGTTGATGCCCTTTCAAGAAGACCTGTGAATGCTGCATGCTTGGGTGTTCAAGGAACTTGTATTATTGCCTGTTTGGATGACTTCTTTGGTGGATAGTTATGAAGGGGATGAGCATGCTACTGCCTTATTTTCTCAGCTGGCTATCAATAGCACAACTCATGAAGGTTATGCTATCAAGAAAGGGCTTCTTTATTACAAGGATAGGCTGTACGTGAATTGTGGAGGCAAATTGTGATTACATCTATTAGCCTTATATCATTTCTCCATTCTAGGAGGGCCTTCTGGTATTCAAGCTACTTATCTAAAACTTAAGAGGTATTTCTACTAGCTGGGAATGTTTAAAGTAGTACTTGAATGGGTTAAACAATGTGATAATTGTGCAAGATGTAAGCTAGAGCACTGTGCCAATCCTGGGATGTTGCAACCATTATCTATACCTTCACAATATTGGCAGCACATAAACATGGATTTCGTAGAGCAACTACCTAAACCAGGGGGGTAAGATACCATTTTGGTGGTAATTTACAGATTCTCTAAATATGCTCATTTCCTTCCCTTGGCTCATCCTTTTTTTGCTATTAATGTTTCTAAAGTCTTTGTTGATTCTGTGGTTAAATTACATGGAATACCACTGTCCATAGACCCTGACCGAGACAAAATTTTTACTAGCTTATTCTGGAAGGAACTTTTTAAGTTGTTGGGTACTTCTCTTTGCTATAGTTTAGCTTATCATCCCCAGAGTGATGGTCAAGCTGAAAGACTCAACCAATGTTTGGAAGGATATCTAAAGAGTATGGCTTTCGCAACCCCCTTTAAATGGAGCAAATGACTTCCTTTGGGTGAATGGTGGTACAACACTACTCATCATAGTGCCAATGGAATGTCACTCATTGAAGCCTTATATGGGCAACCTCTAGCTCCTTTGGCCTTATTATAGACAGGAGAGACCTCAGTGGCATCTGTTACAGATCTTTTTACCAAGAGACAGGCAATGACTCAATTGCTGAAGGAGAATTTACAGGCTGCACAGTTGTGAATGAAACAACAGGCAGAGAAGAAACGATCAGAAAGGGTATTTGCAGTGGGAGATTGGGTGTTCTTGAAGCTGCAGCCTTACAGGCAGACTTCCTTGGCTCCGAGAAGATCTCTCAAGTTTTCAGCCAAGTATTATGGACCTTTTCAGATAATTGCAAAGGTTGGTTCTGCTGCTTACAGTCTACAACTTCCTCCGATATCTGCTATTCACCGAATATTTCATATCTGTCTATTGAAGAAACAACTGGGGACAAGTGTAGCTCCTTTGCAAGAATTACTAGCTATGTCACATTATCAATTTCTGGTTGTTCCCTGAGCAGCTTCTAAAGCAGAGAACTATTCTCAGGAACGGCCAACAAGTGTTACAAGGGTTAATTAAATGGATCAATCTTCCTATTGAAGATTGCCATTGGGAAGACAAGGCCTTCATCTCAGCACAGTTTCCTGATTTTCAACCTTGGGGACAAGAAGGACTTCATGGGAAGAGTATTGTTACATATTGtaggaagaaaagaagaaatgttATTGAAGGTTAGAAGTAATTAGTTTTGAAGCATAAGGATAGTTTGGGTATTACTTTCATAAAGTTGTTATGACAACCGGTAGTTTGTTCCACAGCTATATTACTGTTATAGAAAAAGAATATATAGGGGTAGCACACACGGGTAGAGAGGTATTCAGATTAATCAATACAAAATTCTCCTTGTGTTCCTCTCAATTCTCTTATTCTTGGGCTACTTCTCTTATTTCTCCTCTCTCTCAACTCTCTTGGTACTGTTTGGCAATCTGCCACAGTACATCTTTTCTTGGACTAAGGGCTATAAGGGAAATCTCGCTAGTCATAAAATCTTCTCATAACCATGGAAACCCTGTTTAGATTATGAGTCATATTCAGAGAAGGTACGGTGAAGCCTGCTGTTGTACAACACGATAGTGTTAGTCTAAGATGGTCGAACTATATGGGCTTAGGAAAAGGCACTTGTAACCTTTTCCTTCATATGAGAAGTAGAAGATGGCACTTTTATGGACACACACAATTGCTGACCTTCATAAAATTCCTTgtcttatcattattattattattattttctctttctttggttGTTCTCTAATCTATTTATGTTTGGTAATTTCAGCAAAATCTTATAAATTCTACCATTCGCTGCCTTAGAATTTGATAGAAAATGGCCACAACAAAATTGTCCAAAGCTATTTGTCCTTGGGAATATAATTTTCTTCTCAATGAAATGCCTTTTGAGCTCAAGAAGCCATAAGGCCAATACTATAAATTTTGTCACTTTTAAGAAAGGCCTCTATCCACTAACTCCTTGTAAAGATCTCACAGAAGCtacaattatcttcatctctctACCTTCTTCACAAAACAATCCATCGATCTCAACAATGTTATTTTGCAATGAAGATTATTAAacctaattaaaaaaagaatttgGTGATGCATATTTCTTTGCTCCAAATTCCCAGTTCCATTATCTGTATCTCATTACTTGTTATTATCATGTAGAGGATATGTCTTACCACCACCTTCCGTTGAATTGGCTCATGGAATTGCTTCAGAAtccaagaaaaagaagaaaaaacagGCGAAGGAGGAAAAAGGTCTTCAAGATGGGAATCCTCTCCATGGCAATGTGAATAAAGATGATAAGGCTAAGGCTGAGAATAGAGAGAAATATATCCTGatgaaaaatgaagaaaatcagaagaaagaaaatgatgaGTTAGTATTTGTTGCTATTTATCTGCTTTTTCTACGTAAACTAAGACATATGTTTCTCATCTTTTGTCTCTCTACCTTCCTCATAAAACCTATCTATCTCAATAatgtttattttaatgaaaaaaaaaaagtaattgcaTCCATCTTCACATTTTATTTATTCTCATGCAGGAGAATCTCATTACCTTCCATTGAATTGGTTCATGTAAATGCTGCAAAGtccagaaagaaaaagaaacaacagGCAAAGGAGGGGAAAGTTCTTGAAGCGGGGAATCCTTTCTGTGGCAATCTTAACAGAGATGAGGCTAATGGTGAAAACATAGAGCAAGATTTCTTGTTAAAAAATGAAGAACAtcagaagaaagaaaatgatgaGTTAGTATTGTTGGTTTTAGCTGCTTGTTTTATGTAAACTAAAACATATATTTGTCGTTTTCAGCATTTTTGCTCTTCTCTTTAAAGCTTTTAAGACAAGAATGTCTTTCctttacaaatttttttattttcttgatctTGTATTTTCAATAGCAGGAAGGATATCTTGCCAGGGAATTCCCAATTTCCCTCCAATCAGTTGGGCACTGAAAATGGTTTAAAgccaaagagaaaaagaaaagacaagACCCTTGAAGCAAGTGGTAAGCAAACCAATGTCATCAAAGGGGATCTACCCATTCAAGAAGAGTTGAAGTCTAATTGTATCGAATGCAATGGATCCCAGCAAGACGAGCAAAACCAGAGGCAAGCAAATAACATAGGAGCGTTCTTGTGTTGTTTTGAACTTTTCTGATGATAGTTTTTGTGAATCCTTATAATATCAGGAATTCAATGTGTACGACTTTGTTATGCATATTATAAGTTTTGATCTCGGCCCAAATTTCATGGtttaaactttaatataataGAATAACAAAAGAATATGGGAATTATAAGCACCAACAACTTTTGGTAGGGCATTTTCTTGGTTTTGTAGGAGAATATTAATaggataataaaataatacaggTATCGCATTTAAAAGCTGATTAGAATCCCAAAGAGTGTGATTCATAGTTCCTCTACCTTTGTTTTCCCATTGATGATATTGGAAATGAATAACGCATGCATTGCTCGACTGAGTATACTAtgatctcttctttttttttttctccctaataatatagagaatttCTGTCTGATATGTACAGGGTTTTTGACAATAATGTTGACCAATCTGCTAATGAAAATGACTCTcggaagagaaagaagaagagaaagaacgTAATTCTGGAGAATAGGGACGCATTGAATATGGAAGAAGCAAAGGACAGAGCTATTGTGGACACTAATGGCAACAATGGAAATGAGAAGCCATCTCAGCTTAGGTCCTACCAAATTGATTAGTTATAGCGGAGGTGGAAATGGGGAAAATGGATGGCAAAATAGCTGCACCTGGTAAAAGGTAGCTTTCTACCACATCTTACTCCTACAATTGTATAACAGTCAAAAGTGGCATAATGTCTAAACTATATAACAAAGAGTGGTACCTTTGTTAAAtggttaaataattaaattatttttgtattcTAATTTTGACCATTATAGCCAACTGGATACAATTACAATCAAGTTCTCAAATTAGGAGAAAActgctaaaattaaaaatctatgATATAATTGAATCGTGTGAAAGGCTTTGTGTGGCCATTTGACATTTATAATGCATTCTCTAATTATTATGTGTAACATCTGTCGCTAGCATAGACATGTACATGTCTCCAGCGGAGAGAATTAAGGTTCTGCCATTAGGAAAGAAGCCCTTTGTTTCACTGGTCAGTTACTTCATGAAGGACAGACGTCAAATATTAGAAGCAAACCTgagaaataaaaagattaacCAGCCTCATAAGCTTGCTTACCAATAATTACAGTCATTGTTGGGTGGTATTTTTTAATGACCTTTTATCTGCAATGCTTATTTAGGGAATAAAACAGGGGAGTTCAAAAAGTTGAAGTCAATCGTAGGATGGATTGTCTTCAgcctgcaatttattttttctgatcTTTATTTTAATGTTGGAAAATTAGatgtttgagttgaaatgaagaAAAATTAGTGGGTTAGAAAATTCATTTGAGTGGCAAATGAGATGTTGATAGAGTAATCTTCTCTATAAGGCAGGcagaaaattcagatttgtattGGAAATTTGGGAAGGTAATTGCGTGTTGTTGTTCATTGAAGGGGTCACTTGCAGGGGAGAAAAATGGGTTAAGTAGCAGAGCTGCTGAGGTAGCTTATGATATAGAGCATATTATGGGAGCCAAGGACCTTTTCTTTAGGAAAGAAAATAGATCGTGTGCTGATCCAATTGTTGTGTTTGTAAGCATTGGCTTTCTCACATTTGAGCTTGAATCAACTAAACTTCTTTTAGTTTGCTAACGATCAAATTATAATGCTTATTGTCTTGATTTGAAAAGATCAGGGTTTTGCATCAGTAAATTCATTTGTCTCTATAGATTATAGAATCTTTAAATAtgataatctttttaattttttggtgCTTTGCAAATTGTTGTGATGGTGGCTGTCAGAGTTTGACACTGACCTCCTGCACTATAATGCGGGCATTTGATCCCTATTGGAAGTGgatattttgttttaatttttttttcgtaattcattaaatattatgGATACTAGAGCAATTCACCGAGTACTATGGACAGTAGATTTTAACATAATCAATTATTGTAAATTATGCATTAGTTTAGTCAAAGGGATTATCTGGAGTCCTTGATGAAATTTTGACGTTTACAGTGAAGATTTCAGGGTCAAATACTATTATGATAGCTAACGGTTGGACAAAAAGGGAAAAATGTATTAGTTTCTTTTGTTAGGATTTGTGAACGAATGTAGAAATAGTTTGATTTGATTGGTTTTGAGAAGAAGACAAGGGGAGTCAAAAGGGTGCTGTGAGCAGTTCCCTAGATAATAGATACTGCAGGAGCAGAGGAAAGGAAAAGagataaggttttttttttttttttttttttcctttctttcggGGGGAGGGGAGGAGGGAGATTAGGGGTACCCAAATGAATgtgttaataatatattaatatattatcttcATGtgcaaattattatatttttattttataattgtgatatcttaatttcttttatcttttaaatcTCTTGCTTCCTATAGGCGGACGAGATGGCTTAGAGACCTGGaatgtttgttttgatggtaAGCTTATTTGAAGGCCTATTCTCATAATT
This is a stretch of genomic DNA from Manihot esculenta cultivar AM560-2 chromosome 2, M.esculenta_v8, whole genome shotgun sequence. It encodes these proteins:
- the LOC110609217 gene encoding peptidyl-prolyl cis-trans isomerase FKBP43 isoform X1, translated to MAFWGAEVKAGKPFTHKPDDARGRLHISQATLGIGTGTKKSVVQCNVGKRSPVFLCSLFPQQSESCQLNLEFEEADEVVFSVIGPISVHLTGYYVGGSRHYKQDESESYGEDIADTETERSTDGSGEDEYEDSFIDDGDQEVTPSSPVSNDGVAEEILHMRKPKNEKAKHRRLRKKYQLSPSDDEYTSQQYTFANGATYIPALDSETDDVLAISSIYKSTERNRSPEAKENAEKVRGQKINEMKDDDNCAPVEEQKANAVVVDSEFRRQPDQHESNLPSAHVSSANDVKPKKKRKKQSKEEKQLKTRNKDDFFFGAILKWDKDQQSETQADKLSQDMAVANEEDQRTSNEKGYVLPPPSVELAHGIASESKKKKKKQAKEEKGLQDGNPLHGNVNKDDKAKAENREKYILMKNEENQKKENDERISLPSIELVHVNAAKSRKKKKQQAKEGKVLEAGNPFCGNLNRDEANGENIEQDFLLKNEEHQKKENDDRKDILPGNSQFPSNQLGTENGLKPKRKRKDKTLEASGKQTNVIKGDLPIQEELKSNCIECNGSQQDEQNQRVFDNNVDQSANENDSRKRKKKRKNVILENRDALNMEEAKDRAIVDTNGNNGNEKPSQLRSYQID
- the LOC110609217 gene encoding peptidyl-prolyl cis-trans isomerase FKBP43 isoform X4; this translates as MAFWGAEVKAGKPFTHKPDDARGRLHISQATLGIGTGTKKSVVQCNVGKRSPVFLCSLFPQQSESCQLNLEFEEADEVVFSVIGPISVHLTGYYVGGSRHYKQDESESYGEDIADTETERSTDGSGEDEYEDSFIDDGDQEVTPSSPVSNDGVAEEILHMRKPKNEKAKHRRLRKKYQLSPSDDEYTSQQYTFANGATYIPALDSETDDVLAISSIYKSTERNRSPEAKENAEKVRGQKINEMKDDDNCAPVEEQKANAVVVDSEFRRQPDQHESNLPSAHVSSANDVKPKKKRKKQSKEEKQLKTRNKDDFFFGAILKWDKDQQSETQADKLSQDMAVANEEDQRTSNEKGYVLPPPSVELAHGIASESKKKKKKQAKEEKGLQDGNPLHGNVNKDDKAKAENREKYILMKNEENQKKENDEKDILPGNSQFPSNQLGTENGLKPKRKRKDKTLEASGKQTNVIKGDLPIQEELKSNCIECNGSQQDEQNQRVFDNNVDQSANENDSRKRKKKRKNVILENRDALNMEEAKDRAIVDTNGNNGNEKPSQLRSYQID
- the LOC110609217 gene encoding peptidyl-prolyl cis-trans isomerase FKBP43 isoform X3 — protein: MAFWGAEVKAGKPFTHKPDDARGRLHISQATLGIGTGTKKSVVQCNVGKRSPVFLCSLFPQQSESCQLNLEFEEADEVVFSVIGPISVHLTGYYVGGSRHYKQDESESYGEDIADTETERSTDGSGEDEYEDSFIDDGDQEVTPSSPVSNDGVAEEILHMRKPKNEKAKHRRLRKKYQLSPSDDEYTSQQYTFANGATYIPALDSETDDVLAISSIYKSTERNRSPEAKENAEKVRGQKINEMKDDDNCAPVEEQKANAVVVDSEFRRQPDQHESNLPSAHVSSANDVKPKKKRKKQSKEEKQLKTRNKDDFFFGAILKWDKDQQSETQADKLSQDMAVANEEDQRTSNEKGYVLPPPSVELAHGIASESKKKKKKQAKEEKGLQDGNPLHGNVNKDDKAKAENREKYILMKNEENQKKENDDRKDILPGNSQFPSNQLGTENGLKPKRKRKDKTLEASGKQTNVIKGDLPIQEELKSNCIECNGSQQDEQNQRVFDNNVDQSANENDSRKRKKKRKNVILENRDALNMEEAKDRAIVDTNGNNGNEKPSQLRSYQID
- the LOC110609217 gene encoding peptidyl-prolyl cis-trans isomerase FKBP43 isoform X2; the protein is MAFWGAEVKAGKPFTHKPDDARGRLHISQATLGIGTGTKKSVVQCNVGKRSPVFLCSLFPQQSESCQLNLEFEEADEVVFSVIGPISVHLTGYYVGGSRHYKQDESESYGEDIADTETERSTDGSGEDEYEDSFIDDGDQEVTPSSPVSNDGVAEEILHMRKPKNEKAKHRRLRKKYQLSPSDDEYTSQQYTFANGATYIPALDSETDDVLAISSIYKSTERNRSPEAKENAEKVRGQKINEMKDDDNCAPVEEQKANAVVVDSEFRRQPDQHESNLPSAHVSSANDVKPKKKRKKQSKEEKQLKTRNKDDFFFGAILKWDKDQQSETQADKLSQDMAVANEEDQRTSNEKGYVLPPPSVELAHGIASESKKKKKKQAKEEKGLQDGNPLHGNVNKDDKAKAENREKYILMKNEENQKKENDERISLPSIELVHVNAAKSRKKKKQQAKEGKVLEAGNPFCGNLNRDEANGENIEQDFLLKNEEHQKKENDEKDILPGNSQFPSNQLGTENGLKPKRKRKDKTLEASGKQTNVIKGDLPIQEELKSNCIECNGSQQDEQNQRVFDNNVDQSANENDSRKRKKKRKNVILENRDALNMEEAKDRAIVDTNGNNGNEKPSQLRSYQID